The following are encoded together in the Panicum virgatum strain AP13 chromosome 6K, P.virgatum_v5, whole genome shotgun sequence genome:
- the LOC120712622 gene encoding uncharacterized protein LOC120712622 — MVDVDRRMAGLTPAAHAAGLRRLSTRAAAGPSSASASPRHGLHSFAPLAAAVLAHLRASGMAVLPGLTEPELARAEAEMGFAFPPDLRAVLVAGLPSGPGFPDWRSRAGLRSAFDLPIAAASLQIARGALWPRCWGPRPADPDRARGLARSAIRRAPLLVPLFDRCFLPCRPCLAGNPVFFVTDDRVLCCGLDVLHFFTRDSCFQPLDPRAPPPSSVAQHGEAAAATRRSLDAACGGAAPRWIEFWSDAASDRRRRDSSSSEASTASSLSSGCASPPPTMAARRSRTPHWVDAYLDRLGSVLRQGGWRDTEVTEMVEVAAYGVFDGEEAAVPPAADPDAVLDALLLKADRCSDSLRRAGWSSEDVSDALGLDLRRCKERPRPAVRIPPEIAVKVERLAKSVARC, encoded by the coding sequence ATGGTGGACGTGGACCGGCGGATGGCCGGCCTGAcaccggcggcgcacgcggcggggctgcggcgcctgtccacgcgcgccgcggcggggccctcgtcggcgtcggcgtcgccgcGGCACGGCCTGCACTCCTTCGCCCCGCTCGCGGCCGCGGTGCTGGCCCACCTCCGggcctccgggatggccgtgcTCCCGGGGCTCACGGAGCCGGAGCTGGCGCGCGCCGAGGCCGAGATGGGATTCGCGTTCCCGCCCGACCTCCGCGCGGTGCTCGTCGCGGGGCTCCCCTCGGGGCCCGGGTTCCCGGACTGGCGCTCCCGCGCGGGGCTCCGGTCAGCGTTCGACCTGCCCATCGCCGCGGCGTCGCTGCAGATCGCGCGCGGCGCGCTGTGGCCGCGCTGCTGGGGCCCGCGCCCCGCCGACCCGGACCGCGCGCGGGGGCTCGCGCGCTCCGCcatccgccgcgcgccgctgctcgTGCCGCTCTTCGACCGCTGCTTCCTGCCCTGCCGCCCCTGCCTGGCGGGCAACCCGGTGTTCTTCGTCACCGACGACCGCGTCCTCTGCTGCGGCCTCGACGTGCTCCACTTCTTCACCCGGGACTCGTGCTTCCAGCCGCTGGACCCGcgggcgccaccgccgtcgtcgGTGGCGCAGcacggcgaggccgccgccgcgacgcgcCGCAGCCTCGacgcggcctgcggcggcgcggccccgcgCTGGATCGAGTTCTGGAGCGACGCGGcgtccgaccgccgccgccgcgactcgtcctcctcggaggcctcCACCGCGTCGTCGCTGTCCTCTGGgtgcgcgtcgccgccgccgacgatggCGGCCAGGCGGTCGAGGACCCCGCACTGGGTGGACGCCTACCTGGACCGGCTCGGCTCCGTGCTGCGGCAGGGTGGGTGGAGGGACACGGAGGTGACGGAGATGGTCGAGGTGGCGGCCTACGGGGTGTtcgacggcgaggaggccgcGGTGCCCCCCGCGGCCGACCCCGACGCGGTGCTCGACGCGCTACTGCTCAAGGCCGACCGGTGCTCCGACTCGCTCCGGCGCGCCGGGTGGAGCTCCGAGGACGTGTCCGACGCGCTGGGGCTCGACCTCCGCCGCTGCAAGGagcggccgcgccccgccgtgCGGATACCGCCGGAGATCGCCGTCAAGGTCGAGCGGCTCGCGAAGTCGGTGGCGCGCTGCTGA